A DNA window from Lagenorhynchus albirostris chromosome 5, mLagAlb1.1, whole genome shotgun sequence contains the following coding sequences:
- the S100B gene encoding protein S100-B, giving the protein MSELEKAMVALIDVFHQYSGREGDKHKLKKSELKELINNELSHFLEEIKEQEVVDKVMETLDSDGDGECDFQEFMAFVAMVTTACHEFFEHE; this is encoded by the exons ATGTCTGAGCTGGAGAAGGCCATGGTGGCCCTAATTGACGTCTTCCATCAATATTCCGGAAGGGAAGGTGACAAGCACAAGCTGAAGAAGTCCGAACTCAAGGAGCTCATCAACAATGAGCTTTCCCACTTTTTAGAG GAAATCAAAGAGCAGGAGGTTGTGGACAAAGTCATGGAAACACTGGACAGCGATGGAGATGGTGAATGCGACTTCCAGGAATTTATGGCTTTTGTTGCCATGGTTACCACTGCCTGCCACGAGTTCTTTGAACACGAATGA